The genomic window AAGTGAAACTGTGATATTTagtgtagtaaaaaaatatttcttctttctATTCTTTTTCATCACCAGGTTTTCCAACGCACCTTTGTGGCAATTGTATGCTCTATACTCTCAGTCGCTGTGTTAGCTTGTTTTGACGATCGCCCGAATATGGAGGAGATAATCGAATGGATGGATATGGAAATGTTAACACTGCTGTTTTCTATGATGATTATTGTGGGCATCTTAGCCGAGACAGGAGTCTTTGATTATATAGCCGTATTGGCATTTGAGACATCGGGCGGTAAAATTTGGCCTATGATATATTTTCTATGCTTTATAACATGTTTTGTGTCGAGCTTTCTGGATAATGTGACTACTGTTATACTAATGACACCAGTGGCGATAAGGTAAAGCGTTTGAATAATTTGGGGAtttattcacaaataataaatactttttgtagACTTTGCGAAGTTATGAGTTTGGATCCTGTTCCCGTGTTGTTGGGCATTATAGTACAGTCGAATATTGGCGGTTCGCTAACACCCATTGGCGATCCTATTTCGATCATCATTTGTTCCAATCACTTTTTTACGAAAAACGTAAGTGAAGCCTGATAATATCCCTATAGACCATTTATCTGCACTGCCTTGAACGAGTTTACATACAACGGATCAACTCATGAATTTTTTGTTCTCTTTGCACTAAGCGTCCGGTTTGAACTCCTATGCAAATTTGCTCTTAACTCGCAAACTATGCACACACGCGTAATCAACGAGGCCATGAGCATAAAAGTTAGCTTTCGTTAATGAGCAACCAAAATTCGAATGCTTCAGTTTGCGGACCTCTGTTAGAAGCAAGATAAATGCTGGTTGCAACCttccaattgtttttttatttttaaaaacttctgaTGGTTTCATTGTATTCTCACACCTCCACATTTCAGGGTATCACATTCACCAAGTTTGTCACTCACACTCTTCCCGGTGTCATTCTCGTTACGATACAGAGTTGCCTATATCTGCGTTTTGCATTCCGCGACCCTCAATCGTTGCGTCTCAACGAACCGAAAGAGTTTAAAGATCTGCGACGCGAAATCAAAGTGTGGCAACGTGCTGCTAACTCACTATCCTCCTATTCCAAAGATGCTGACCTGGTGCGTGCTACATTGCACAAGAAAGTGAAGCTGCTGAAGCGCACTCTGAGGCGCAAGCAACGTGGTCTAGACTCAAACGACGCCTACACGCATACCCTGCAGGAGCTGAAGGCGAAGTATCCCATCAAACATAAGACACTTTTGGTGCAAGCGTGTGGGGCGCTAGCATTTGTGCTTGTCTGCTTTTTCGTGCAATCGGTGCCTCAATGGCGTACGCTGCCACTTGGCTGGTTAGCCTTGCTTGGCGTCATTGCACTGTTGATTGTTTTGAATCGGGACGATATGGAACATCTCTTACATCGCATCGAGTGGACGACGCTTTTATTCTTTGCCGCGATGTTTGTGATGATGGAATGTGTAGAGCGCTTGGGTCTCTTTGCATGGATTGGAGAAATGACAAAAAAGATAATTCTATTTGTGGACGAACGGCATCGTTTGGCAATGGCCATATTCATAATTTTGTGGATATCGGCGATGGCTTCTGCGGTGCTGGATAGCATACCCGTGACCGCCATGATGGTGCGGGTGGTCGTATCGTTAGTGAGTAGGGAAACATTGGGTCTGCCACTGGAGCCGCTCGTGTGGGCACTCACATTCGGATCGAGTTTGGGAGGTAAGTCGGCGTAGATAAATCGACTGATATTTGTATTGGGATTAAaactccattttttggtttacaTACAGGCAATGGTACTTTGTACGGCGCTTCTTCCAATGTGGTCTCGGCTGGCATTGCCGAACAACACGGCTACAAAATAACATTTACACGCTACTTGAAGTGAGTAAAGCTACAAAATAAAAGAGATTTAGCAAATCTTCCTtccgatttttcaatttctccTTCATTTCTCACTATGCAGAGTCGGTTTCCCTGTGATGGTCGGCCAAATTGTTATCATTACAGCCTATCTTTTGTGGGCTCATATTATCTTCGAATGGCACTATGAGTAGTTCAAGGCACTTGGAAAGTTATTCTAATATTACAAGATTCACAAATATTCGGTTGAATGTTATCAGctgttttttgaatacaaacacacacacatacacatttacatacatacgtatgtataagattaaacccaaaatatctgtatatataatatgtactgCAATTACAAATGTTTTCCACGCGATCGCAAGCTCATTACATTTAAATATTCATACTTTTTCGCTTGTGGAAAATTTATCAGGAGTCTAAGCTGAATTTACTATAACTATGTAAATTTAtggcatatacataaatgtctttacatgattttat from Anastrepha ludens isolate Willacy chromosome 5, idAnaLude1.1, whole genome shotgun sequence includes these protein-coding regions:
- the LOC128864083 gene encoding P protein isoform X1; this translates as MGIKDKIRVLKNGTSTSPSHETPGSPSKGVDLLKPHSSRNLMAPGQVTEQTLQVWRALPPQIRHDPSMVSFQLENERLHGSLVTTDDESGNPHDMESSYEEEHSFADSEYINMRKLSHGQNTGDERSFVTPSTDGECTLSDIESSTHDKSKAVVTRVVAKQKSKGRRKREKLIKRCGLLIFWIFAAVVLMIFEEKHLLEKTLEVPWNKTKNFKLPQNPTGDFKLKIFGTFNETMRMYRHDDDGKFLFVQPQLSYYDKVNNRKDYKNILQPWLIPIVSETLFEVAPVVWRNQTYEMPDTILRKLQKPGMRMRLSMYTNVEKDFAVELVYNPLIINKKIGTLLAAGILLIFYALLVWEVFQRTFVAIVCSILSVAVLACFDDRPNMEEIIEWMDMEMLTLLFSMMIIVGILAETGVFDYIAVLAFETSGGKIWPMIYFLCFITCFVSSFLDNVTTVILMTPVAIRLCEVMSLDPVPVLLGIIVQSNIGGSLTPIGDPISIIICSNHFFTKNGITFTKFVTHTLPGVILVTIQSCLYLRFAFRDPQSLRLNEPKEFKDLRREIKVWQRAANSLSSYSKDADLVRATLHKKVKLLKRTLRRKQRGLDSNDAYTHTLQELKAKYPIKHKTLLVQACGALAFVLVCFFVQSVPQWRTLPLGWLALLGVIALLIVLNRDDMEHLLHRIEWTTLLFFAAMFVMMECVERLGLFAWIGEMTKKIILFVDERHRLAMAIFIILWISAMASAVLDSIPVTAMMVRVVVSLVSRETLGLPLEPLVWALTFGSSLGGNGTLYGASSNVVSAGIAEQHGYKITFTRYLKVGFPVMVGQIVIITAYLLWAHIIFEWHYE
- the LOC128864083 gene encoding P protein isoform X2 — encoded protein: MGIKDKIRVLKNGTSTSPSHETPGSPSKGVDLLKPHSSRNLMAPGQVTEQTLQVWRALPPQIRHDPSMVSFQLENERLHGSLVTTDDESGNPHDMESSYEEEHSFADSEYINMRKLSHGQNTGDERSTDGECTLSDIESSTHDKSKAVVTRVVAKQKSKGRRKREKLIKRCGLLIFWIFAAVVLMIFEEKHLLEKTLEVPWNKTKNFKLPQNPTGDFKLKIFGTFNETMRMYRHDDDGKFLFVQPQLSYYDKVNNRKDYKNILQPWLIPIVSETLFEVAPVVWRNQTYEMPDTILRKLQKPGMRMRLSMYTNVEKDFAVELVYNPLIINKKIGTLLAAGILLIFYALLVWEVFQRTFVAIVCSILSVAVLACFDDRPNMEEIIEWMDMEMLTLLFSMMIIVGILAETGVFDYIAVLAFETSGGKIWPMIYFLCFITCFVSSFLDNVTTVILMTPVAIRLCEVMSLDPVPVLLGIIVQSNIGGSLTPIGDPISIIICSNHFFTKNGITFTKFVTHTLPGVILVTIQSCLYLRFAFRDPQSLRLNEPKEFKDLRREIKVWQRAANSLSSYSKDADLVRATLHKKVKLLKRTLRRKQRGLDSNDAYTHTLQELKAKYPIKHKTLLVQACGALAFVLVCFFVQSVPQWRTLPLGWLALLGVIALLIVLNRDDMEHLLHRIEWTTLLFFAAMFVMMECVERLGLFAWIGEMTKKIILFVDERHRLAMAIFIILWISAMASAVLDSIPVTAMMVRVVVSLVSRETLGLPLEPLVWALTFGSSLGGNGTLYGASSNVVSAGIAEQHGYKITFTRYLKVGFPVMVGQIVIITAYLLWAHIIFEWHYE